GTTTCGAAATGAAATCATTGAAGCGCGAGACCACAATCGCAAACTTCTTACCCTGACCAATAAGATTTCCCTTAATTTCCTTCATTCTTCCTCCTCGGCTCATTTTTTCTTGCGTCCGGCGATTTTTTCCTTTTCGAAGATTGAATCCGGTATCAAGTGCCCGAGCTTATATCTCTTTGCTCTCAGATAATCAACATTGCGGCTATGCACTGCAAAGATTGGCACCTGCTTTGCTACGGTGAGACCATAGCCCTCCAAACCGATGATCTTCTTCGGGTTATTAGTCAGCAGAACGATAGATGACAACCCTAAATCGACAAGAATTTGTGCTCCGATACCGTAATCGCGCAAATCGGCGGGAAAGCCAAGAGCCAGATTCGCTTCAACAGTATCGAGTCCTTTGTCTTGCAGATTATAAGCCCTGAGCTTGTTCAGCAATCCGATCCCCCTGCCTTCCTGACGCATATATAGAAAGACACCGCGCCTGTGTTTGGCAATCAATTTGAGCGCCTGCTCCATCTGATCACCGCAGTCACATCTCAATGATCGAAAGACATCGCCGGTCAGGCACTGAGAGTGAACGCGAACATACAAGTTCTCCTTACCCTTTATGTCTCCGAGCACCAACGCAATATGATGATCGTGGTTTATTTTATCTTCATACAGAATCAGACAGAAATCACCGTATTTAGTAGGCAGATTCGTCTCGAGAATGCGCTCAACGAGCCTCTCCTTTTTCTGCCGGTATTGGATTAAGTCTTTGATGCTGATGATCTTAAGATTGAATCTCCGGCCTATTTTTCTTAAAGCAGGCATCCTGGCCATCCTGCCGTCGTCATCCATAATCTCGCATAGCACGCCAGCCGGATAGAAACCAGCGATGCGGGCAAGGTCAACACTCGCCTCGGTGTGACCCGCCCTTCTCAATACCCCGCCTTCAACGGCTCGCAACGGGAAAATGTGTCCTGGTCTTGCCAGGTCATCGGGTTTTGTCTTCTTGTCAACCAGGACCTTGATAGTCCTGGCACGGTCAAATGCAGAACTCCCTGTTGTTGTGCCCTTCTTTGCATCCACGCTCACCGTGAACTGAGTGCCATGGAGGGCGGTTATTTCATCAACCATGATAGGGATATTCAGCTCTTTCAACCTATCGGGTAACAATGTCGCACATATCAAACCGCGTCCGTGCTGCGCCATGAAATTGATCAAATGGGATGTAATCTTGCTGGCGGCAATGATGAAATCGCCCTCATTTTCACGACTTTCATCATCAACGACGATTACAGTCTTGCCTTTTTTGATGTCTTTTATTGCATCTTCGATACGGGCTAACATAGACAATATTCTACCGAAATTGCAAATAAAGTCAAGAAAAAAATGAAAAAATGTGGTGCGCCTATGAAGAATTTCTACATCAGCAGTTAAATTTGCGGCCAAACGCTACGAAATTTCATGCTTTTTCATTCTCGGCGTGATGCTTGATGACACGAGCCTGGGCAATGTATACGACGTCTTCACATATATTCGTCGAAAGGTCTGCAATACGCTCGAGGTTCTTCGCGACGAGCATATACTGTATCGCTGATTCTATTTTTTTCGGCTCTTGAAGCATATGTGTAACCAAAATGCGGATTGTTTCATTGCGCATAGCATCGACCACGCTATCCCTCTCGCATACTTTCTGTGCCTTTGCAGCATCGTTATCTATGAAGCTCTGGACACTATCACGCAGCATTTCCTTGACGATCTTGGCCATTGTCCAGATATTCGTAATCTGGTCAATGGCAGGAGCTTCAATTACGTATTTTATGCAATCCGCGATGTTCACAGAATGATCGCCCATTCGCTCCAGATCATTGTTCATCTTGATCGCGCCGATCAGAAACCGCAGGTCTCTACCCACTGGCTGGTGGCGGGCGATCAACTCAATGCACATATCCTCTACCAGAATCTCCAATTTGTCGATCCTATGGTCGAGATCACGAATTTCGCCGGCCATCTTTAAATCCTTATTCTTCAACGCGTCCAATGATTCGGTAATTGACTCTTCCACCGATGCTGCCATTTCCACGAGTTTCTTCTTAACGTTCTGCAGTTCTTCATCAAAGTGTCGATCCATTTGTACCTCCTTCTGACTCAACCAAATCGGCCACTGATGTAATCGAATGTCCGCTTGTCCCGCGGATCAGTAAATATCCTCTTGGCCGTGTCAAACTCTACCAACTCACCCAGCAACATGAAACCAACGTCATCGGCAATGCGTGCCGCCTGCTGCATGTTGTGAGTTACGATTATGATAGTATATTTCTTCTTCAATCCGATCATCAGTTCTTCGATCTTACCAGTGGCTATCGGGTCAAGCGCAGAACATGGTTCGTCCATCAACAAAATCTCCGGCTCAACCGCAAGTAGGCGTGCGATACAGAGCCGCTGCTGTTTTTCGGCCGAGAGAACCAATGCCGAGTCAGTCAGCCTGTCCTTCAGATCATCGAACAGATCAACCGCACGCAATGAACGCTCGACTATCTCCCGTAGTGTTTTCTTATCGCTGATGTTCCAGACACGAGGCCCATATGCAATATTATCGAAGATCGACAGCGGAAAAGCATTTGGCCTCTGAAATACCATGCCAACCCTTTTTCTAAGAAGGATAAGGTCGTGCATGGGTGAATAGATATCTTCCTCGTCAATCAAAACGCTGCCGGTGATCCGGACGCCTTCGATCAATTCGTTCATGCGATTGAAGACACGCAGCAAAGTCGATTTCCCACAGCCGGATGGTCCAATGATCCCGGTTATCAAATTCCGCTTGATACGCACACTCACGTTCTTAAGTGCCTGAAATTTTTGATAGTAAAGACTCAGATTGGCAGTGCGGATGCTCATCCGAATCTCCCCCGTATGTAATCATCGGTCCTCGTATCAGCAGGGCTAGTAAAGATTTTTTGCGTTTTTCCAATCTCAATCAATTCACCCAATAAGAAAAATGCCGTCCGGTCTGATACCCTTGCGGCCTGTTTGGTATTATTCGTAACCAAAATAAAAGTATAATCTTTTTTGAGTTCAAGCATTGTAGCTTCAATCTTCGCGGTCGAGATCGGATCGAGACCTGAGCATGGCTCATCCATCAAGATTATCTCAGGCTGCATGGCTAGTGCGCGGGCAATACACAACCTTTGCTGCTGCCCACCGGACAGGCGGGCAGCAGAATCATCGAGACGGTCCTTCACCTCATCCCAGAGATTTGCCGATGTCAGGGCATTGAAGACCAATTCTTCAACTTCCGCCTTCCCGATTCTACGGTGCAATTTTGGCCCGTATGACAAATTCTTGCGGATCGAGCCGGGCAAGACCACCGGTGTTGCGAACACAATACCGATCCTCCTCCTCAACTCATTAATCGGAATGTCGAATATGTCTGTTCCATCCAGCAATATTTTTCCCGTGATCCGCGCGTAATCGATCTCATATAAACGATTCAAAGCCCGCAGAAGAGAACTCTTCCCCGAGTTCGCGGGGCCGATGACCGCCATGATCTCCTTGCTCTCCACGTCAAGATTTATTGATTTTAATGCCTGGTGATTATTGTAGTAGAGACAAAGGGCTCGAATACTTATTTTTGCCATTTAATAATACCGAGCTATGAAACGATGCATTAAACGGTAAGCAATGAAATTTATTGCCAGTATGAAGATGATCAAAACGGCGGCCGTACCGTAAGCCTTTGGCATCGATATACCCTCACGTGCCAGAATATAGAAATGCACGGCAAGGGTACGGGTCGACGAGAAGATCGAAGTTGGCAAACCTAACGATGAACCTGCGGTGAAGATAACGGCTGCGGTCTCACCGACGGCCCGGCCGATTCCGAGGATGACGCCGGTCAGTATGCCGGGCAATGCTGTTGGCAGCACGACCCGGACAATGGTATCGAGTTTGCCGCCTCCCAGTGAATAACTGATCTCACGATAGTTATGTGGCACTGCCTTGATGGCCTCCTCCGAGGTTCTAATGATCGTCGGCATTATCATCACGGCGAGGGTCAGTCCCCCAGACAGAATGCTCCAACCAAGGTTTATAGTGATGACGAAGAAGATGAAACCAAAAAGACCGAAGATTATCGAAGGCACACCGGCAAGACAATCTGCTCCGAAGCTGATAATCCGACGGATCACACCGCCGCGCGTGTACTCGACAAGATAAACCGCACTGCCGACCCCGAGCGGTGTGGCGATCAGAATCGCAAACACGGTTATGAAAATCGTACCGAGAATTGAGGGTAAGATACCACCTTCCCTACCCATTTCCCTCGTCTTATCAGTGAGGAATTCAAGGGTCAACTGCCCTACGCCGTTCCTCAGTACGTAGAAAATTATGAAAAAGAGAACGATGACCACAATTACTGTCATCAACAACAGAATTGAATAGGCGATTATCTGACTCGTGCGCGGTCCAATACGGAACGTCATTTTCTACCTGTAATCCTGATTGCGACAATATTGAGGACTATGATGATCAGGAACAAAATGGAACCGCAGGCAAATAGCGCCGCCCTGTGATCACCGGCCGCGTATCCTAATTCAAGTGCAATCGTTGACGTAAGTGTCCGTACCGAATCGAATATCGAACCCGGGATCTTCAGCGCATTTCCGGCGATCATGATCACTGCCATCGTTTCACCGATTGCCCGGCCCATACCAAGTATGATGCCTGCGACAATGCCGGAACGTGCCGCCGGTATCAAAAGCATGACCACGGTTTGCCACTTTGTTGCACCAACTGCATATGAACCCTCACGGTAGGTTGTGGGCACGGCAAGTAGCGCATCATAGGATATGCTCACAATAGTTGGCAGGATCATAATACCTAATATAATACTGGCAGCCAGGACCGAAAATCCCGGACCGCCAAAAGTATTCCTGATGAATGGTACCAGTATGACTATACCAATGAATCCATAGACCACAGATGGAATACCGGCAAGCAACTCAATTACCGGTTTTAGCGTTTTCTGGATCGTCTTTGATGAAAACTCAGCCAGAAAGATAGCCCCGGCCAGACCAAAAGGCACACCAACTGCCAGGGCGCCAATTGTGACCATGAGCGAACCGATGATCATCGACAGGATCCCAAAACCAGCCCTGGTCGGCGCCCACTTTGCAGAAAAGAAATTCGCCAGACCAGCTCTGAATATCAGTGGAATACCCTGCTGGAATATGAAAAAAGTGATGAGAGCAAGCGACAATATTGCCGAGAGTGCAACGAATAGCAATACTTTCTCGGCGATCTTGTCTTTCATCAATCAGAAGCCACTTTGTTGACAGAGATCAATCCACTGCTGCCCAGTATTTCCTGGCCTTCTGGTGACAGCGTATAGTCGATGAATTTCTTGACATCACCCTTTGGCTCATCTCGCAGCAGTAGCAAGAAGGGACGTGCGAAACGGTATTGTTCGGTTGTGAGATTGGCGAGAGTAGGC
This portion of the candidate division WOR-3 bacterium genome encodes:
- a CDS encoding bifunctional 3,4-dihydroxy-2-butanone-4-phosphate synthase/GTP cyclohydrolase II; its protein translation is MLARIEDAIKDIKKGKTVIVVDDESRENEGDFIIAASKITSHLINFMAQHGRGLICATLLPDRLKELNIPIMVDEITALHGTQFTVSVDAKKGTTTGSSAFDRARTIKVLVDKKTKPDDLARPGHIFPLRAVEGGVLRRAGHTEASVDLARIAGFYPAGVLCEIMDDDGRMARMPALRKIGRRFNLKIISIKDLIQYRQKKERLVERILETNLPTKYGDFCLILYEDKINHDHHIALVLGDIKGKENLYVRVHSQCLTGDVFRSLRCDCGDQMEQALKLIAKHRRGVFLYMRQEGRGIGLLNKLRAYNLQDKGLDTVEANLALGFPADLRDYGIGAQILVDLGLSSIVLLTNNPKKIIGLEGYGLTVAKQVPIFAVHSRNVDYLRAKRYKLGHLIPDSIFEKEKIAGRKKK
- the phoU gene encoding phosphate signaling complex protein PhoU, giving the protein MDRHFDEELQNVKKKLVEMAASVEESITESLDALKNKDLKMAGEIRDLDHRIDKLEILVEDMCIELIARHQPVGRDLRFLIGAIKMNNDLERMGDHSVNIADCIKYVIEAPAIDQITNIWTMAKIVKEMLRDSVQSFIDNDAAKAQKVCERDSVVDAMRNETIRILVTHMLQEPKKIESAIQYMLVAKNLERIADLSTNICEDVVYIAQARVIKHHAENEKA
- the pstB gene encoding phosphate ABC transporter ATP-binding protein PstB; translation: MSIRTANLSLYYQKFQALKNVSVRIKRNLITGIIGPSGCGKSTLLRVFNRMNELIEGVRITGSVLIDEEDIYSPMHDLILLRKRVGMVFQRPNAFPLSIFDNIAYGPRVWNISDKKTLREIVERSLRAVDLFDDLKDRLTDSALVLSAEKQQRLCIARLLAVEPEILLMDEPCSALDPIATGKIEELMIGLKKKYTIIIVTHNMQQAARIADDVGFMLLGELVEFDTAKRIFTDPRDKRTFDYISGRFG
- a CDS encoding phosphate ABC transporter ATP-binding protein, with translation MAKISIRALCLYYNNHQALKSINLDVESKEIMAVIGPANSGKSSLLRALNRLYEIDYARITGKILLDGTDIFDIPINELRRRIGIVFATPVVLPGSIRKNLSYGPKLHRRIGKAEVEELVFNALTSANLWDEVKDRLDDSAARLSGGQQQRLCIARALAMQPEIILMDEPCSGLDPISTAKIEATMLELKKDYTFILVTNNTKQAARVSDRTAFFLLGELIEIGKTQKIFTSPADTRTDDYIRGRFG
- the pstA gene encoding phosphate ABC transporter permease PstA; amino-acid sequence: MTFRIGPRTSQIIAYSILLLMTVIVVIVLFFIIFYVLRNGVGQLTLEFLTDKTREMGREGGILPSILGTIFITVFAILIATPLGVGSAVYLVEYTRGGVIRRIISFGADCLAGVPSIIFGLFGFIFFVITINLGWSILSGGLTLAVMIMPTIIRTSEEAIKAVPHNYREISYSLGGGKLDTIVRVVLPTALPGILTGVILGIGRAVGETAAVIFTAGSSLGLPTSIFSSTRTLAVHFYILAREGISMPKAYGTAAVLIIFILAINFIAYRLMHRFIARYY
- the pstC gene encoding phosphate ABC transporter permease subunit PstC yields the protein MKDKIAEKVLLFVALSAILSLALITFFIFQQGIPLIFRAGLANFFSAKWAPTRAGFGILSMIIGSLMVTIGALAVGVPFGLAGAIFLAEFSSKTIQKTLKPVIELLAGIPSVVYGFIGIVILVPFIRNTFGGPGFSVLAASIILGIMILPTIVSISYDALLAVPTTYREGSYAVGATKWQTVVMLLIPAARSGIVAGIILGMGRAIGETMAVIMIAGNALKIPGSIFDSVRTLTSTIALELGYAAGDHRAALFACGSILFLIIIVLNIVAIRITGRK